A genomic window from Silene latifolia isolate original U9 population chromosome 11, ASM4854445v1, whole genome shotgun sequence includes:
- the LOC141611840 gene encoding uncharacterized protein LOC141611840 encodes MSYYPRGRGGDDDVDDFDEYDPTPYGGGYDQSLTYGRPLSPSEDICYPSSSSSGGHNDFDYDRPSYTSSAQPSAYADDALDNEYKSYSRPTPRPGGPSPAYSGGPGFQPHLPTPPGGDGYDDAPAVEYGGRPTVYGGSGNQSGLDYGSGYGGRKNEYDAPPSSEYGSGGYDAPPSSGYGSGGGGYGGRKNEYDTPPSSEYGRKSETEYEAPAQGYGGSGGYGRKNESEYEAPAQGYGGSGGYGRKNESEYEAPAQGYGSGYGRKSEYEEPSSEYERKTGYGGGSSYGRKSDDDDDDKPRYGQEGYGRKKYGDNDSDEDDEKKHHKHHNRRHYDD; translated from the exons ATGTCGTACTACCCAAGAGGCCGTGGAGGAGACGACGACGTTGACGACTTCGACGAGTACGATCCAACCCCTTACGGAGGCGGTTACGACCAATCCCTCACTTACGGCCGCCCTCTTTCCCCTTCCGAGGATATCTGCTACCCTTCTTCCTCTTCATCCGGCGGCCACAATGACTTCGACTATGATCGCCCTTCCTACACCTCCTCTGCTCAGCCTTCCGCCTACGCCGATGACGCTCTTGACAATGAATACAAGAGCTACTCCCGCCCCACGCCCCGTCCTGGGGGCCCCTCTCCTGCTTACTCTGGTGGCCCCGGGTTCCAGCCTCATCTCCCTACCCCACCTGGTGGGGACGGTTATGATGATGCCCCTGCTGTAGAGTACGGCGGCAGGCCAACTGTGTATGGGGGATCTGGTAACCAGTCCGGTTTGGATTATGGATCTGGATATGGTGGGAGGAAGAACGAGTATGATGCGCCACCCAGCTCGGAGTATGGATCTGGAGGGTATGATGCGCCACCCAGTTCCGGATATGGATCAGGAGGCGGAGGGTATGGTGGGAGGAAGAATGAGTATGATACCCCGCCCAGCTCAGAATATGGGAGAAAGAGCGAGACCGAATATGAGGCGCCTGCTCAGGGATATGGTGGATCAGGAGGGTATGGGAGGAAGAACGAGAGCGAATATGAGGCACCTGCTCAGGGATATGGTGGATCAGGAGGGTATGGGAGGAAGAATGAGAGCGAGTATGAGGCGCCTGCCCAGGGATATGGTTCTGGATATGGAAGGAAGAGTGAGTATGAAGAACCTAGCTCAGAATATGAGAGAAAGACAGGGTATGGTGGTGGATCTTCTTATGGAAGGAAGAGTGATGACGACGATGATGATAAGCCTCGTTATGGTCAAGAGGGCTATGGCCGCAAAAAATAT GGTGACAATGATTCCGATGAGGATGATGAGAAGAAGCACCACAAGCACCACAACCGCAGGCACTATGATGACTGA